In Panthera leo isolate Ple1 chromosome E3, P.leo_Ple1_pat1.1, whole genome shotgun sequence, a genomic segment contains:
- the PLK1 gene encoding serine/threonine-protein kinase PLK1: protein MSAAATAGKLARAPADPGKAGGPGVAAPGAPAAAPPAKEIPEVLVDPRSRRRYLRGRFLGKGGFAKCFEISDADTKEVFAGKIVPKSLLLKPHQKEKMSMEISIHRSLAHQHIVGFHGFFEDNDFVFVVLELCRRRSLLELHKRRKALTEPEARYYLRQIVLGCQYLHRNRVIHRDLKLGNLFLNEDLEVKIGDFGLATKVEYDGERKKTLCGTPNYIAPEVLSKKGHSFEVDVWSIGCIMYTLLVGKPPFETSCLKETYLRIKKNDYSIPKHINPVAASLIQKMLQTDPTARPTIHELLNDEFFTSGYIPARLPITCLTIAPRFSIAPSSLDPSNRKPLTVLNKGMENPTPERPREKEEPVVRETNEAVDGHLGDMLQQLHSVNASKPSERGLVRQEEAEDPACIPIFWVSKWVDYSDKYGLGYQLCDNSVGVLFNDSTRLILYNDGDSLQYIERDGTESYLTVSSHPNSLMKKITLLKYFRNYMSEHLLKAGANITPREGDELARLPYLRTWFRTRSAIILHLSNGSVQINFFQDHTKLILCPLMAAVTYIDEKRDFRTYRLSLLEEYGCSKELASRLRYARTMVDKLLSSRSATNRLKASS, encoded by the exons ATGAGTGCGGCGGCAACTGCAGGGAAGCTGGCGCGGGCACCAGCCGACCCAGGGAAAGCCGGGGGCCCCGGAGTTGCAGCTCCCGGGGCTCCAGCGGCCGCTCCGCCGGCGAAAGAGATCCCGGAGGTCCTAGTGGACCCGCGCAGCCGGCGGCGCTACCTGCGGGGACGCTTTCTGGGGAAGGGCGGCTTTGCTAAGTGCTTCGAGATCTCGGACGCCGACACTAAGGAGGTGTTCGCTGGCAAAATCGTGCCTAAGTCGTTGCTGCTCAAGCCTCACCAGAAGGAGAAGATGTCCATGGAGATATCCATTCACCGCAGTCTCGCTCACCAGCACATCGTAGGCTTCCACGGCTTTTTCGAGGACAACGACTTCGTGTTCGTGGTGTTGGAGCTCTGCCGCCGGAGA TCTCTCCTGGAGTTGCACAAGCGGAGGAAAGCACTGACGGAGCCCGAAGCCCGCTACTATCTTCGGCAGATCGTCCTTGGCTGCCAGTACCTGCACCGAAACCGGGTCATTCACCGGGACCTCAAGCTGGGCAACCTTTTCCTGAACGAGGATCTGGAGGTGAAAATAG gGGATTTTGGACTGGCAACCAAGGTCGAATATGACGGGGAACGCAAGAAGACCCTGTGTGGGACTCCTAATTACATAGCTCCTGAGGTGCTGAGCAAGAAAGGGCACAGTTTCGAGGTGGACGTGTGGTCCATTGGGTGCATCAT GTATACCTTGCTAGTGGGCAAACCACCTTTTGAGACATCTTGCCTAAAAGAGACTTACCTCCGGATCAAGAAAAATGACTACAGTATTCCCAAG CACATCAACCCTGTGGCCGCCTCCCTCATCCAGAAGATGCTTCAGACAGATCCTACTGCCCGCCCAACCATTCACGAGCTGCTCAATGACGAGTTTTTTACTTCTGGCTATATCCCCGCCCGGCTCCCCATCACCTGCCTCACCATTGCACCACGGTTTTCAATTGCTCCCAGCAGTCTGGACCCCAGCAACCGGAAGCCTCTCACAGTCCTCAATAAAG GCATGGAGAACCCCACGCCCGAGCGGCCCCGGGAGAAAGAGGAACCAGTGGTCCGGGAGACCAACGAGGCGGTTGACGGCCACCTAGGCGACATGCTGCAACAGCTGCACAGTGTCAATGCCTCCAAGCCCTCAGAGCGGGGGCTGGTGAGACAAG AGGAGGCTGAGGATCCCGCCTGCATCCCCATCTTCTGGGTCAGCAAATGGGTGGACTATTCAGACAAGTACGGCCTTG GGTACCAGCTGTGCGACAACAGCGTGGGGGTGCTCTTCAACGACTCGACACGCCTGATCCTTTACAATGACGGCGACAGCCTGCAGTACATAGAGCGTGATGGCACAGAGTCCTACCTCACTGTGAGCTCCCATCCCAACTCCCTGATGAAGAAG ATCACCCTCCTGAAGTACTTCCGGAACTACATGAGTGAACACTTGCTGAAGGCGGGCGCCAACATCACGCCTCGGGAAGGCGATGAGCTCGCCCGGCTACCCTACCTGCGCACCTGGTTTCGCACCCGCAGCGCCATCATCCTGCACCTCAGCAACGGCTCTGTGCAGATCAACTTCTTCCAG GACCATACCAAACTCATCCTGTGCCCGCTGATGGCAGCCGTGACCTACATTGATGAGAAGCGGGACTTCCGCACGTACCGCCTGAGCCTGCTGGAGGAGTACGGCTGCTCCAAGGAGCTGGCCAGCCGGCTGCGCTACGCCCGCACCATGGTGGACAAGCTGCTGAGCTCCCGCTCGGCCACCAACCGTCTCAAGGCCTCCTCGTAG